DNA sequence from the Acipenser ruthenus chromosome 8, fAciRut3.2 maternal haplotype, whole genome shotgun sequence genome:
GTGTCTGCAAACCATACTTCGTAGCTCCCGATGATGCCCAGACCTGGGTCTCCAAGTCCCGTTTCCCCCTCTTTGGGGCAGGCCCCCAATCATTGTGCACAGCTGCACGGTAGTAAGTTCAAGACAGTGCTGCTGACTTCCAGTGGTTCTCTGGTAGACATCGTGCCATACCAGTGTTACGCCATACCCGGTGTCCACCAGCGGGTGCAGAGGACCATTACAATGAGGACAGGGATGTAGCAGAAGTCCCCCATCGCTGTGCTCCCTGCGACTACAGCTGGACTTGGCAGACCGATGCAGGAGGTAGGCAAGATGTCAGCTGCTTCTGGGGGAGCTGGGCCCCACTCCCCCAGCTGTGCTGTTGGACCCTTCCTGCCACAGCttcagcctgtgtgtctcccctggtgcatgttgctctgctgcgccccgctgttgagttgaatccgctggcttgtttcagcccgcctactcggggCACTTggtagtaacaataataatacaattttacagCTCATCCGCCTGGCGCAGTGACTGCTGTTCTCCATAGCTCAATTGCTGTGTGTGTCAAAAAGGATGGAGTAATACACAAccatcaagtggtgacgacagacgcatccaacctgGGCTGGGGTGTGGTCTGGGTAGgcagaggttatgtggataggacgaaagcgctgcatcagtctgaccagctcttcgtttgctaCGGTGAAAGGACCCttggtcaagccctctcgaagcagagactggcccactggattgtggacacagtatcgacTGCGTACAATAATGCCGGCCTACCCACATCTGGGTGGCCGCGCACTTtcgaggtgcctcattgactgacatttgtactgcggctagctgggctacttcacatacattcaccaggttctaccaacttaatgtggtagatctctctaagccttcattaggcacaaggatCCTTGAGGTTGTACgtgcacaccaccaacactagttggcggtagTGAGGCATCCCTCGtatgctgtccgctcacactCCCTCGCGACAGCTCCGGTATACTTTTCCAAAAGTGTTGGTttgtggtcatcttcgaattgaaaggcaacgttaggttacttaccgtaaccctggttccctgaaagagaagacgaccaccaaaccttgcgaggtcgcatcactcgcattcgcgggttcgatgcaaaagaggaagtgagctccgcggagcgactacttattccctcggaagtcgggaccaaggacgtcactccatgGAGTACCAGCATACCAGCATACCTGGTATGTTATGAATTTACTTCATTTGAGTTCTTTCTATTATATTCCTTGATAGGGGAGATATTATTTTTCACAAGCATTGTGAATATTTTACATACCTCAGtgcaaaacaaattattattattattattattattattattattattattattattattattattattagtagtagcagtagtagtagtaatacaTGTTTTTCATTCTCTTGTCTGCTTTGGATAGCAGTGTCTGCATCTTACAGGTAAATAAAACATTAGAGCAGCCAAAAAGATAATTTTGTGCTCCTGGTTCAATCCAATCACTCTTTGGTCTTACCTTGGTGATATAATTTCAGAGCTTTACTTGACGTATATTTGTTTACtttatatttgtgattattgtTCCTGTTATCGTGTTTAGATTTGCTGATTGTTTATTGGTCATTTGAATTTTTGGTTTTACAGGTGTCATCAGAAAAATCACAATGAATTCTCAGCTGTCAGCAACACCAGCAGAACTGAATTCTACAATTGTCAAACCACTGGGGCTTTACATCAACGGTTTTCATTCACTACAGAACacccattattattttatattcctGTCTTTTGTTTATCTTGCAACCCTTTTAGCAAATTTTCTACTAATGGCAATTATTTGGTTTGTGGAGAGCCTGCATACCCCAAAGTATCTTGCGATCTTTAGCTTATCAGTGGTAGATGTAAGTCACAGTACAGCAATCATTCCAAAAACTATCGATGTTTTTCTGTTTAACTCAAGATTTGTTTTCTATGACGTTTGTTTTACTCAGCTGTTTTTTGTCCATTATTTTTGTGCAATGGAATCATTTGCTCTTGCTGTATTAGCATACGACAGATTAATTTCTATATGTTTCCCACTGCGAAGTAATACAATCAACACAAATACTAGAATGATTTTAATCATAGCAGTGACTTGGATAATCCCTTTTGTATGTATGGTTGTCACAATATTTTTACTAAAACGCTTGTCATTTTGTAAATCCACAGCCATTGAAAGCTATTTCTGTGACCATGGGCCAGTGTTTGTCTTGGCTTGTAATGATAATTCTCCAAATTGGACAAATGTTTACTTTTATGTTGTAGGTATTATTTGTATGCCATTGGCTTTCATTATAATATCATATGTATCCATTATCATATCGCTTTTAAAAATAGCATCTGCAGAAGGAAGGCGGAAAGCATTTAAAACATGCTCTACCCATTTAACCTTAGTAGCAATATTTTACATACCTCTGTTAGTGACCTATATTATAGTATTGGTAAAGTTCCGTATAGACACAGATGTCAGAATTCTTAACACTTCCTTGTCTGCTACTCTTCCACCTTTGCTAAATCCAATTATATACACCTTAAAAACTGAAGAAATTTGGGAGCAGATTAAAAACTTCAGAAAGAGAATGGTTAACCCCATGAACTGATCGTTTGCAGAGCAAATCAATTTCAAAGCTATTTCTTAATAAAATAGGaatatgttaatgttaaaatgctTGTAATGAAGGTATGGAAAATGAAAGACTAAataacttcaaattacattttaacattttactgtcCCCTTAGAAAGGTGCTCTTTAAAATGGACAAATGGAGATTGTAATTGCTGGAAGTTGCCTATTCTTTTGGCTGAGCCTCTGCAATATTTAATACCAGTATTTTCTTTAGTGTATGCAACAAGGTATATGTTTAACATTTTAGATGCACAAGTAAGTGATGTGTATTGTAACAAAGAACAATCATATACATCTCTATTGCTTTCTTTAAGAGGTTGAGGCATTGCATTTTGATGTGATAAGTACTGGTATGTTTATAATGGGGCCTAGACTGGACAGGGTCTGATACATTTACACAGCATGCTCTTTTTCAGGTTAAAATAGACACTTTTGACTGGTTTACTGTATTTTCATTCCTATCTACTgagagaggcagctcaagtcattGAAAGGTAAATTATATGCTActttcatgaaaaaataaaaaatacattagttaaTTTGTGT
Encoded proteins:
- the LOC117406256 gene encoding olfactory receptor 4E2-like — encoded protein: MNSQLSATPAELNSTIVKPLGLYINGFHSLQNTHYYFIFLSFVYLATLLANFLLMAIIWFVESLHTPKYLAIFSLSVVDVSHSTAIIPKTIDVFLFNSRFVFYDVCFTQLFFVHYFCAMESFALAVLAYDRLISICFPLRSNTINTNTRMILIIAVTWIIPFVCMVVTIFLLKRLSFCKSTAIESYFCDHGPVFVLACNDNSPNWTNVYFYVVGIICMPLAFIIISYVSIIISLLKIASAEGRRKAFKTCSTHLTLVAIFYIPLLVTYIIVLVKFRIDTDVRILNTSLSATLPPLLNPIIYTLKTEEIWEQIKNFRKRMVNPMN